A genomic window from Terrisporobacter glycolicus ATCC 14880 = DSM 1288 includes:
- a CDS encoding ATP-dependent helicase: MIDKDKLNENQRKAVEHVDGPCMVLAGPGSGKTRVITYRIANMIVNNNIPPTRILAISFTKNSSMEMRNRALQICKDSRINKVTFGTFHAVFYKILRYFGKYEMNSILDEKTKRNTIKGILKNLEVENGEDDETVGQVINEISYVKNELMEKQDFESEILTKDEFINTYNMYEEYKEQVKKIDFDDMLLRTYYLLNQNKQALDMVRQVYKYILVDEFQDINRVQFEVLKLMSNPNNNIFVVGDEDQSIYGFRGSRPDFLLQFEEYFKGTEKILLDINYRSKKEIIDVSNKLIEKNVSRYDKTIKCNQGEGAIVNYIKPKDSEDEAIQIGKEILEEIKKDYVEYSDFAVIYRTNIQSRALVDVFMDMRIPFTIKDSIVTIYDHWAARDILSYLKIAVKKHNNEDWIRIINKPFRYISRDNLNQIKEDKDFVNALITKCNLHPKQVKTINDLDIDISYLKHQCPQDAISYIRTTLDYDKYILDYCMNRKIKTNGLIEILNEIESSASNFETTEEYLEHIEKVKAELEQNQYKKELDGVVFTTMHSAKGLEFRYVYIIGINEGTIPHEKSYDVDDDDKKSEQIEEERRLMYVGMTRAEESLTLSSPINKYGKKAYESRFLNDIKIPTNEEMKSVKIGDKLYHKSFGNGRIVGKDGDIVQVKFKNEEKTLDYKLCMRNNIIKQL; the protein is encoded by the coding sequence ATGATTGATAAAGATAAATTAAACGAAAATCAAAGAAAAGCAGTGGAGCATGTTGATGGACCATGCATGGTGTTAGCTGGGCCTGGATCAGGTAAAACAAGAGTTATAACTTATAGAATCGCAAATATGATAGTGAATAATAATATTCCTCCAACAAGAATATTAGCAATAAGTTTCACAAAGAACTCTTCCATGGAAATGAGAAATAGAGCTCTTCAAATTTGCAAGGACAGCAGAATAAACAAAGTTACTTTTGGAACATTTCATGCTGTTTTTTATAAAATTTTAAGGTATTTTGGAAAATACGAGATGAATAGTATTCTTGATGAAAAAACAAAAAGAAATACGATTAAAGGGATACTTAAAAATTTAGAAGTAGAAAATGGCGAAGATGATGAAACAGTTGGACAAGTTATAAATGAGATTTCTTATGTTAAAAATGAGCTAATGGAAAAGCAAGATTTTGAATCAGAAATTTTAACAAAAGATGAATTTATAAATACTTACAATATGTACGAAGAATATAAGGAACAAGTTAAAAAAATAGACTTTGATGATATGTTGCTGAGAACTTATTATTTGTTGAATCAAAATAAACAGGCTTTAGACATGGTTAGACAAGTTTATAAATACATTTTAGTAGATGAGTTCCAGGATATAAATAGAGTGCAATTTGAAGTATTAAAGCTAATGTCAAATCCAAATAATAATATATTTGTTGTAGGAGATGAAGACCAAAGTATATATGGATTTAGAGGTTCTAGACCTGATTTTTTATTACAGTTTGAAGAGTATTTTAAAGGAACAGAAAAGATTTTATTAGACATTAATTACAGATCTAAAAAAGAAATAATTGACGTATCTAATAAATTAATAGAAAAAAACGTTAGTAGATATGATAAAACCATAAAATGTAATCAAGGAGAAGGTGCAATAGTAAATTATATTAAACCAAAGGATTCAGAAGATGAGGCAATTCAAATTGGGAAAGAAATTTTAGAAGAAATTAAAAAGGATTATGTAGAATATAGTGATTTTGCAGTGATCTACAGGACAAATATTCAATCTAGAGCACTTGTAGATGTATTCATGGACATGAGGATACCTTTTACCATAAAAGATTCAATAGTGACAATATACGATCACTGGGCAGCAAGAGATATATTGTCTTACTTAAAAATTGCTGTAAAAAAACACAACAATGAGGATTGGATAAGAATTATTAATAAGCCTTTTAGATATATATCCAGAGATAACTTAAATCAAATTAAGGAAGACAAAGACTTTGTAAATGCTTTAATAACAAAGTGCAATCTTCATCCAAAACAAGTGAAAACTATAAATGATTTAGATATTGATATAAGTTATTTAAAACATCAATGTCCACAAGATGCCATATCATATATAAGAACAACTTTAGATTATGATAAGTATATTTTAGATTATTGTATGAATAGAAAAATAAAGACAAATGGATTAATAGAAATTTTGAATGAGATAGAAAGTTCTGCATCTAACTTTGAAACTACTGAAGAATATTTAGAGCATATAGAAAAAGTTAAGGCAGAGTTGGAGCAAAATCAGTATAAAAAGGAATTAGATGGAGTAGTATTTACTACCATGCATAGTGCCAAGGGATTAGAATTCAGATATGTCTATATTATAGGAATTAATGAAGGAACGATTCCCCATGAGAAGTCTTACGATGTTGATGATGATGACAAAAAATCTGAGCAAATAGAAGAGGAAAGAAGGCTTATGTACGTAGGTATGACTCGTGCAGAAGAAAGCTTAACATTAAGTTCTCCCATAAATAAATATGGAAAAAAGGCTTATGAATCAAGATTTTTGAATGATATAAAGATACCAACAAATGAAGAGATGAAAAGTGTTAAAATTGGGGATAAACTTTATCACAAAAGTTTTGGAAATGGAAGAATTGTGGGTAAAGATGGGGATATAGTACAAGTTAAGTTCAAAAATGAAGAAAAAACTTTAGATTACAAACTATGTATGAGAAATAATATTATAAAGCAGCTATAA
- a CDS encoding ribonuclease H-like domain-containing protein has product MKIIERILINEKLNMNSNTFIFDIETTGLSPKFCKVILIGILYNCQDKTVIKQFFAENEDEEKELLMAFVDNIKCFKRHVTYNGLSFDIGFVNYRLKKHHIDFNLDKEDDFDIFRFIKSFKSPLGLEDCSLNSVETYFGIHRDDVIDGGESVKLYKEFVKNKDYKIMDTILLHNYEDIYNLSKLVNIKDLVGEKLDLIELSGINYNLKIFPLNYKINAKKLCMNYFIFAGVHNNISIYNDNYSIICQNNNISLEINISKGIDKDKNTILFYNLSKIIPLKFNDNILNSNIYSLCNFIIKKELCNI; this is encoded by the coding sequence ATGAAAATCATAGAAAGAATATTGATAAATGAAAAATTAAACATGAATAGTAACACCTTTATATTCGACATTGAAACTACTGGATTAAGTCCAAAATTTTGCAAAGTTATTTTAATCGGTATTCTATATAATTGCCAAGATAAGACTGTTATTAAACAATTTTTTGCAGAAAATGAAGACGAAGAAAAAGAATTGCTTATGGCTTTTGTTGATAATATTAAATGTTTCAAAAGACATGTAACTTATAATGGACTAAGTTTTGACATAGGATTTGTAAATTACAGATTAAAAAAACACCATATTGATTTCAATTTAGATAAAGAAGATGACTTTGATATCTTTAGATTCATTAAATCATTTAAATCTCCTCTAGGTTTGGAGGATTGTAGTTTAAACTCAGTTGAAACATACTTTGGCATTCATAGAGATGATGTTATAGATGGTGGAGAAAGCGTAAAATTATATAAAGAATTTGTTAAAAACAAAGATTATAAGATCATGGATACTATTCTTTTACATAATTACGAAGATATTTATAATTTAAGTAAACTTGTAAATATTAAAGATTTAGTAGGAGAAAAATTGGATTTAATAGAACTAAGTGGTATTAATTATAATCTTAAAATTTTTCCTTTAAACTATAAAATAAATGCAAAAAAGTTATGTATGAATTATTTTATTTTCGCTGGAGTACACAATAATATTTCAATTTACAACGACAATTATTCTATAATATGTCAAAATAATAATATTTCTCTGGAAATAAATATCAGTAAAGGTATAGATAAAGATAAAAATACCATATTATTTTATAATTTATCGAAAATTATTCCTCTTAAGTTTAATGATAATATTCTAAATTCAAATATTTACTCCTTATGCAATTTTATAATAAAAAAAGAGCTTTGTAATATTTAA
- a CDS encoding YdcF family protein: MNKNIKLLIALSIPIILALSQWGLSFSTVFIVVSTLLIYLLISARNIAYKNKYIKVIYKIYKAVMILFITSFILLQSAIIINMYKTQDVNSTNSMSTMIVLGAKVNKDGVSKTLKQRLDKAMEYYNQNKHINIIVSGGQGKDEVMTEASAMKNYLVENGVDEDNIILENKATTTLENIMFSKDIMEDLNLENKALIVTSDYHLFRGRFIASILGIDNEGLCSTSSLSSRIYYMIREYSTSIIDFYRSIKISLIS; encoded by the coding sequence ATGAATAAAAATATAAAATTACTTATAGCACTAAGTATTCCAATAATATTAGCATTATCTCAATGGGGATTAAGTTTTTCTACAGTGTTTATAGTTGTATCAACTTTACTTATATATTTACTAATAAGTGCTAGAAATATTGCTTATAAGAATAAATATATAAAAGTAATATACAAAATTTATAAAGCAGTAATGATATTATTTATAACATCATTTATTTTATTGCAAAGTGCAATCATCATAAATATGTATAAAACCCAGGATGTAAATTCTACAAATAGTATGAGTACGATGATAGTTTTAGGAGCTAAAGTAAATAAAGATGGTGTATCTAAGACTCTAAAACAAAGGCTAGACAAAGCAATGGAGTATTACAATCAAAATAAACATATAAATATAATTGTATCTGGTGGGCAAGGTAAAGACGAAGTAATGACGGAAGCATCAGCAATGAAAAATTATCTTGTAGAAAATGGAGTAGATGAAGATAATATAATATTAGAAAATAAAGCAACTACAACTTTAGAAAATATAATGTTTAGCAAAGATATAATGGAAGATTTAAATTTAGAAAATAAAGCTTTGATTGTTACTAGTGATTATCATTTATTTAGGGGAAGATTTATAGCTAGTATTCTAGGAATTGATAATGAAGGTCTATGTTCCACAAGTAGCTTATCAAGTAGGATATATTATATGATAAGAGAGTACTCAACCAGTATTATAGATTTTTATAGAAGTATAAAAATTAGCCTTATTAGTTAA
- a CDS encoding ClC family H(+)/Cl(-) exchange transporter, protein MDTKKDRVYNMLKRLENLKYRLIMDSLLIGIIVGLVIVIHRMLLLKVSPLFINLYNKAIEDIILIPILFLILIFLGFIVGKMVKKEPMISGSGIPQVEGILTRNLKQNWFKVLIYKFMGGLICLGAGLSLGREGPSVQMGACIGEGISEKSNKLENEKKYLITSGASAGLSAAFNAPISGVMFSLEETHKNFSPLVLVSAMIASLTADFISKNFFGMAPSLHFSKLNSLPLKYYWGLIILGIIIGVSGVIFSSGLLKTQDLYKKLNTSVEIKCIIPFVMTGIIGMLCPIVLGGGHDLIMTLKESQFTLIFLFSLIIIKFLFTFISFGSGVPGGIFFPLLVLGALVGNFVGLIYVKYLGIPDVYLVNFIVLAMAGHFASIVKAPITAILLISEMTGSLNHLLALAVVVIVSQLTSDILNSAPIYESLLSRILAKGTNKYEGRAGKKTLIEIVVQIYSDLDNKQIKDIEWPENCLVVSIHRGEKEILPRGDTKIYAGDLLVVMTNEDSASCMLEDILEMASTV, encoded by the coding sequence ATGGATACAAAGAAAGACAGAGTATATAATATGTTAAAACGACTTGAAAATCTAAAATACAGATTAATTATGGATTCTTTATTGATAGGTATTATAGTAGGCTTAGTAATTGTAATACACAGAATGCTATTATTGAAAGTAAGCCCCCTATTTATAAATTTATACAATAAAGCTATAGAAGATATAATATTAATACCTATTCTATTTTTAATTTTAATTTTTCTAGGGTTTATAGTTGGTAAGATGGTAAAAAAAGAGCCTATGATAAGCGGTAGCGGTATTCCTCAAGTTGAGGGAATATTAACTAGAAACTTAAAACAAAATTGGTTTAAGGTATTGATTTATAAGTTTATGGGCGGATTAATTTGTTTAGGAGCAGGACTTTCTCTTGGAAGGGAAGGCCCATCGGTACAAATGGGAGCTTGTATTGGTGAGGGAATTTCTGAGAAAAGCAACAAATTAGAAAATGAAAAGAAGTATTTAATAACAAGTGGAGCAAGTGCAGGTCTTTCTGCAGCATTTAATGCACCCATATCAGGTGTGATGTTTTCTTTGGAGGAAACTCATAAAAACTTTTCACCATTGGTGCTAGTATCAGCAATGATAGCATCTTTAACTGCTGATTTTATTTCAAAAAATTTCTTTGGTATGGCACCATCTTTACATTTTTCAAAATTAAATTCTTTACCTTTAAAATATTATTGGGGTTTGATAATCCTTGGTATAATTATAGGTGTTAGTGGAGTTATATTCAGTAGTGGTCTCTTAAAAACTCAGGATCTATATAAAAAATTAAACACATCTGTAGAGATAAAATGTATTATTCCTTTTGTAATGACAGGAATAATAGGAATGTTATGTCCTATAGTTTTAGGTGGAGGCCATGATTTAATCATGACCTTAAAAGAAAGTCAATTTACTTTAATATTTTTATTTTCATTAATAATTATAAAATTCCTATTTACTTTTATTAGTTTTGGATCTGGAGTTCCAGGAGGTATATTTTTCCCACTACTAGTTTTAGGAGCTTTAGTAGGTAATTTTGTAGGGCTTATATATGTTAAATATTTAGGAATACCAGATGTCTATTTAGTAAACTTTATTGTTCTTGCAATGGCAGGTCATTTTGCTTCAATAGTAAAAGCACCTATTACAGCAATATTGCTAATTTCTGAGATGACAGGTTCATTAAATCATTTATTAGCTTTAGCAGTAGTTGTAATAGTTTCTCAATTAACTTCAGATATTTTAAATTCTGCGCCAATTTATGAAAGTTTATTGAGTAGAATCTTAGCTAAAGGAACTAATAAATATGAAGGTAGAGCAGGAAAGAAAACATTAATAGAAATAGTAGTACAAATATATAGTGATCTAGATAATAAACAAATAAAAGACATAGAATGGCCTGAGAATTGTTTAGTTGTATCAATACACAGAGGTGAAAAAGAAATTTTGCCTAGGGGAGATACAAAAATTTATGCAGGTGATTTATTAGTAGTAATGACAAACGAAGATAGTGCTTCATGTATGTTAGAAGATATATTAGAAATGGCATCTACAGTTTAA
- a CDS encoding cation:proton antiporter: MVENISAISSNELLLVMASISVLGIIGAYIGEKLKIPDVVIYLLFGVAFGPTFFNLVNINSFPVANELILTFGSAFILYEGGSEIKLKILNKVKITVLLLASFGVFLTAAIIGVSSNAILNLPLQTSILLGAIVASTDPASLIPVFKQVKIQNTLKQTIISESAFNDAFGAILFTSILASITLSQKSSLLETSMQLVFMILIGLLVGAGVALIGTALASTKIYGIFGKYEAIMSLAVVIFSYEISERLGGSGYMSVFIAGLVTGNKKLFNLWIEDDIYIEGVHFRETISTIARMAIFIVLGTHLDLNALIKYGWKAFLIALILIFIARPIVVIICTSLDIKAKWSRNEKLFMMWIRETGVIPAALSGIVVSNKIPGYEIISSTVFMCIVITLLVQASTTGIVAKKLNVLEE; encoded by the coding sequence ATGGTCGAGAATATTTCAGCAATTAGTTCTAATGAACTATTACTCGTTATGGCATCAATATCTGTACTAGGTATAATTGGTGCTTATATAGGAGAAAAATTAAAAATCCCCGATGTGGTTATATATTTATTATTTGGAGTTGCTTTTGGACCAACTTTTTTTAATTTAGTAAATATTAATTCATTTCCTGTAGCAAATGAGTTGATATTAACATTTGGCTCTGCTTTTATACTATATGAAGGTGGTAGTGAAATCAAACTTAAGATTTTAAATAAAGTAAAAATAACGGTTTTGCTATTGGCTTCTTTTGGTGTATTTTTAACTGCTGCAATAATTGGAGTAAGTTCAAATGCTATATTAAATTTGCCTCTTCAAACTAGTATTTTACTGGGTGCTATAGTAGCTTCAACAGACCCAGCTAGTTTGATACCAGTATTTAAGCAAGTAAAAATTCAAAATACTCTAAAACAAACTATTATTAGTGAATCTGCATTTAACGATGCATTTGGCGCTATACTTTTTACTTCAATTTTAGCAAGTATAACTCTATCTCAAAAATCCAGCTTACTAGAAACTAGTATGCAACTAGTATTTATGATTTTAATTGGATTACTTGTAGGCGCTGGTGTGGCGCTTATTGGAACAGCATTAGCATCTACAAAAATTTACGGTATTTTTGGAAAATATGAAGCCATAATGTCATTAGCCGTAGTAATCTTTTCTTATGAAATATCTGAAAGATTAGGTGGTAGTGGTTATATGTCTGTTTTTATAGCAGGTTTAGTAACAGGCAATAAAAAACTTTTCAATTTATGGATAGAAGACGATATATATATAGAAGGCGTCCACTTTAGAGAAACTATTTCAACAATTGCAAGAATGGCTATATTTATAGTTCTTGGTACTCATTTAGATTTGAATGCATTAATTAAATACGGTTGGAAAGCTTTTTTAATAGCATTAATTTTAATTTTTATAGCTCGTCCTATTGTTGTTATAATTTGTACATCACTTGATATAAAGGCTAAATGGAGCAGAAATGAAAAGTTATTTATGATGTGGATTAGAGAAACTGGTGTTATACCTGCTGCACTTTCAGGAATTGTAGTATCAAATAAAATTCCTGGCTATGAAATTATTTCATCTACAGTCTTTATGTGTATAGTTATAACACTGTTAGTTCAGGCTAGCACAACAGGTATTGTGGCTAAGAAATTAAATGTACTAGAAGAATAG
- a CDS encoding DUF3842 family protein, whose translation MIIAVIDGMGGGIGAQVVSALREELPSYMEIYALGTNSIATSAMMKAHANKGATGENAIVVSSKKANIIVSPISIVMPNTMMGEVTSTISEAVCDSEAFKILLPIMPENFEVIGIEGKPLSLLIKDTIKIIKREFNIK comes from the coding sequence ATGATAATTGCAGTAATAGACGGAATGGGTGGCGGTATAGGAGCTCAAGTGGTTAGTGCACTAAGAGAGGAGTTACCATCATATATGGAAATATATGCATTAGGTACAAACTCCATAGCTACAAGTGCCATGATGAAGGCTCATGCAAATAAAGGTGCGACAGGAGAAAATGCCATAGTAGTATCTTCAAAAAAAGCCAATATAATTGTTTCGCCTATTTCAATTGTAATGCCAAATACTATGATGGGAGAAGTGACAAGCACCATAAGTGAGGCCGTATGTGATAGCGAAGCATTTAAAATATTATTACCAATAATGCCAGAAAATTTTGAAGTAATAGGTATAGAAGGCAAACCATTATCATTATTAATTAAAGATACGATTAAAATAATAAAAAGAGAATTTAATATAAAATAA
- a CDS encoding CooT family nickel-binding protein, translating into MCESSAFVLGKDNKLEKVMENVVNVDPTEGKVYLTDLLGEQKIVDGFIKEIRLMDHKIILAEK; encoded by the coding sequence ATGTGTGAATCATCTGCATTTGTATTAGGAAAAGATAATAAATTAGAAAAAGTAATGGAAAATGTGGTAAACGTAGATCCAACTGAAGGAAAGGTTTACTTAACAGATTTGTTGGGAGAACAAAAAATAGTTGATGGTTTTATTAAAGAGATAAGATTAATGGACCACAAAATAATTTTAGCAGAAAAATAA
- a CDS encoding ABC transporter ATP-binding protein, whose translation MHKIQVKNLRFSIDNKEILKDISFDVPKGSFVGIIGPNGSGKSTLLKNIYRLHKPLSGKIILDNKDLSKMKDKDCAKEIAVLAQESNSQFDFTVEQIVKMGRYPYKSVFEDYSKDDLKMVSEMLKKVGLDDYSHRSFSNLSGGEKQRALIARALVQNTDFLILDEPTNHLDIGYQIQLMDLVKSMNITTLSAIHDMNIASMYCDYLIVMKDGQIKKLGNVEEVITSETLKEIFGVNAYVGKNPINQKLQVSFMHTHEHINGVGDNHIHEDGFKGLHSHEENQIYV comes from the coding sequence ATGCACAAAATTCAAGTGAAAAATTTAAGATTTAGTATAGATAATAAAGAAATATTGAAAGATATATCTTTTGATGTTCCTAAAGGAAGTTTTGTAGGTATTATAGGACCGAATGGGTCAGGTAAATCCACTTTATTAAAAAATATATATAGGCTACATAAGCCTTTAAGTGGGAAGATAATTTTGGACAATAAAGACTTATCCAAGATGAAAGATAAGGATTGTGCAAAAGAAATAGCTGTACTAGCTCAAGAAAGTAATTCTCAGTTTGACTTCACTGTGGAGCAAATAGTAAAAATGGGAAGATACCCTTATAAATCTGTTTTTGAAGACTACTCCAAGGATGATTTAAAAATGGTATCAGAAATGCTAAAAAAAGTAGGTTTAGATGATTATAGTCATAGAAGTTTTTCTAACTTGTCAGGAGGAGAAAAACAGAGAGCTTTAATTGCAAGAGCATTAGTACAAAATACAGATTTTTTAATATTAGACGAACCAACAAATCATTTAGATATTGGGTATCAAATACAGTTAATGGATTTAGTAAAAAGTATGAATATAACAACATTGTCCGCAATACATGATATGAATATAGCATCTATGTATTGTGATTATTTAATAGTTATGAAAGATGGACAAATAAAGAAATTAGGAAATGTTGAAGAAGTAATAACATCAGAAACATTAAAAGAAATATTTGGAGTAAATGCTTATGTAGGTAAAAATCCAATTAATCAAAAATTACAAGTGTCTTTTATGCATACCCATGAACATATAAATGGGGTAGGGGATAACCATATACATGAGGATGGATTTAAAGGATTACATTCTCATGAAGAAAATCAAATATATGTCTAA
- a CDS encoding FecCD family ABC transporter permease gives MEISIKQKRSLSNKKGFLFWILLLAVILAVTVVIAIAIGSTYVEPGEVYKVLLNKLTKGSLFGNVGTVMTQNIIWEIRFPRVLLGAICGAGLALCGVMMQCVTKNPIAEPYILGISSGASCGAVGVIVLGGVSAIGINSISAGAFVGSIISGVLVFAIGTKMGKTTSTTRLVLTGMAISTIFSALTNLLIYSAENSNQAKNALFWTVGSLGGAKWDVLLLPFVILVIVMIIVFIMSKSLDILLLGDDNAIVLGINVKFIKSMILILATLLTSSLVAITGAIGFIGLVVPHVCRTIGGNDHKKLIVLSSLVGAIFLIISDVFARGLFPPIEIPIGIITSLVGGPFFLYLISKKEYDFGGNE, from the coding sequence ATGGAAATATCGATAAAGCAAAAGAGAAGCCTTTCTAACAAGAAAGGTTTCTTGTTTTGGATACTACTGTTAGCAGTCATATTAGCGGTAACAGTAGTTATTGCTATTGCAATAGGTAGTACATACGTAGAACCTGGAGAAGTGTATAAAGTACTACTTAATAAGTTAACAAAAGGAAGTTTATTTGGCAATGTTGGAACAGTTATGACACAAAATATAATATGGGAAATTAGATTTCCTAGAGTTTTATTGGGAGCCATATGCGGAGCTGGATTGGCACTTTGTGGTGTAATGATGCAATGTGTGACAAAGAACCCAATAGCAGAGCCGTACATATTAGGAATATCTTCAGGAGCATCTTGTGGAGCAGTTGGGGTAATTGTTCTTGGAGGAGTATCAGCAATAGGAATTAATAGCATTAGTGCAGGTGCATTTGTGGGTTCTATAATATCAGGAGTATTGGTATTTGCAATAGGAACTAAAATGGGAAAGACAACATCTACAACAAGGCTTGTACTTACAGGAATGGCCATATCAACCATATTTTCAGCGTTAACTAATTTACTTATATATTCAGCAGAAAATTCAAATCAAGCTAAAAATGCGTTGTTTTGGACTGTGGGTAGTTTAGGTGGAGCAAAATGGGATGTATTATTACTTCCTTTTGTCATTTTAGTCATAGTGATGATAATAGTGTTTATAATGTCTAAGTCTTTAGATATACTGCTTTTAGGAGATGATAATGCCATAGTTTTGGGTATAAATGTGAAGTTTATAAAATCTATGATATTAATATTAGCCACATTATTAACATCGTCTTTAGTTGCAATAACAGGTGCAATTGGATTTATAGGCCTTGTAGTACCTCATGTATGTAGAACTATTGGAGGAAATGATCATAAAAAGTTAATAGTACTTTCGTCTTTAGTAGGAGCTATATTTTTAATAATATCAGACGTATTTGCAAGAGGACTTTTCCCTCCAATAGAAATACCTATAGGAATAATAACATCACTAGTTGGTGGTCCGTTCTTCTTATATTTAATTTCCAAAAAAGAATATGATTTTGGAGGCAATGAATAA
- a CDS encoding ABC transporter substrate-binding protein, producing the protein MVKSKSLKRVLVVISVIGLTLGAVGCSSSKKTESPEAKVESSNFEKVEYTYSDGAKDYDVKVETPRQKAVTLSQFMTEMLLALDLGDRMVGTALLDNPILPEFKEAYEKIPQLKIGEGHSVSKEGFMATGADFVSGWDSSISEQTTGSPQELIEKDIAPFMAKSYSADATVDTVYEDFELLGKIFGVQDKSTEVINKMKSDIKSVTDKLGNIKDEDRVKMMVYDSGEKDAMVVGSGLANNLIELAGGSNTFGKDAKKPYINVSFESIVAQNPEVILVTDFMAGQPVKEKIEFLKSHPALKDVSAIKNNKIYVVGLADLSPGVRNPKLIEEMYGYFYGENK; encoded by the coding sequence TAGTAATATCAGTAATAGGTTTAACGCTAGGTGCAGTTGGATGTTCTTCTAGCAAGAAGACAGAATCACCAGAAGCTAAAGTTGAATCAAGTAATTTTGAAAAGGTAGAGTATACATATTCTGACGGAGCGAAAGATTATGATGTAAAGGTAGAAACTCCAAGACAAAAAGCTGTAACTTTATCTCAATTTATGACAGAGATGTTACTAGCACTAGATTTAGGGGATAGAATGGTAGGAACAGCACTTTTAGATAACCCAATACTACCAGAATTTAAAGAAGCTTATGAAAAGATACCACAACTTAAAATAGGTGAGGGACATTCTGTATCAAAAGAAGGTTTTATGGCTACAGGAGCAGATTTTGTTAGTGGTTGGGATTCATCAATAAGTGAGCAAACGACAGGATCTCCACAGGAACTTATTGAAAAAGATATAGCACCATTTATGGCTAAATCTTATTCTGCAGATGCTACAGTAGATACTGTTTATGAAGACTTTGAACTACTTGGAAAAATATTTGGAGTTCAAGATAAATCAACAGAAGTAATAAATAAAATGAAAAGTGATATAAAATCAGTAACTGATAAATTAGGAAATATAAAAGATGAAGATAGAGTGAAAATGATGGTGTATGATTCTGGAGAAAAAGATGCCATGGTAGTTGGATCTGGTCTTGCTAATAATTTAATTGAGCTAGCAGGTGGAAGTAATACATTTGGAAAAGATGCAAAAAAACCATATATAAATGTTTCTTTTGAGAGCATAGTAGCACAAAATCCAGAAGTAATATTAGTAACTGATTTTATGGCTGGACAACCAGTTAAAGAAAAAATTGAGTTTCTAAAATCTCATCCTGCATTAAAAGATGTATCAGCTATAAAAAATAATAAGATATATGTTGTAGGATTAGCAGATTTATCTCCAGGTGTTAGAAATCCTAAGTTAATAGAAGAAATGTATGGATATTTCTATGGAGAAAATAAATAA